Proteins encoded together in one Triticum dicoccoides isolate Atlit2015 ecotype Zavitan chromosome 7B, WEW_v2.0, whole genome shotgun sequence window:
- the LOC119338718 gene encoding galacturonosyltransferase 8-like has protein sequence MWCDIRGLRAVALSSLGCGQLGCAALLLGESGGMSGRQPRKAVPVECAGRDGAMVVGAATPRGSLWRPGFCGKDDGGSDVGDVAMVEVVDSSSACSRFCLGLFVAVESKLRRRGPVCQTASASATAQTSIPLVSSPLPPQPQSLSLQCGELLNLASTEAMAAAAASPGHAALPAAVFVLLLLLAAAPPAAGGGGGSAAVNGDRLRADQIRKQASDAAASAAALAAASRRLHLDRARHLRLLSSLHRNLTATLRDLGAAASASSDPASQSDQARRLELQAKDLIRAARAAIADAKPLFDPQLKIQRLKDAIFAQNELLARAKKRGAFASLIAAKSIPKPLHCLAVRLTAERIALPDKFADPVPPPAALEDPALFHYAIFSDNVLAASVVVRSCVANSQDPSKHVFHVVTDRMNLGAMQVIIRLMDLQGAHYEVKAYEDYKFLNSSYVPVLRQLESANLQKFYFENKLENATKDASNMKFRNPKYLSMLNHLRFYLPEMYPKLQKILFLDDDVVVQRDLTGLWKIDMDGKVNGAVETCFGSFHRYWQYMNFSHPLIKAKFNPNACGWAYGMNFFDLNSWRREKSTEQYHYWQTQNENRLLWKLGTLPPGLITFYSTTKPLDKSWHVLGLGYNPSISMEEIRNAAVVHFNGNMKPWLDIGMNQFRQLWTKYVDYDDSFIRQCNFAPP, from the exons aTGTGGTGCGACATTCGTGGTCTGCGAGCGGTTGCCCTGAGCAGCTTGGGCTGCGGGCAGCTGGGCTGTGCGGCGTTGCTGCTCGGGGAGAGCGGTGGTATGTCGGGGCGGCAACCCCGGAAGGCGGTGCCGGTGGAGTGCGCTGGGCGCGATGGAGCGATGGTTGTCGGGGCGGCGACCCCGAGAGGATCTCTGTGGCGACCAGGCTTCTGTGGCAAAGATGATGGTGGGAGCGATGTTGGCGACGTGGCAATGGTTGAGGTAGTCGACTCTTCTTCGGCGTGTTCGCGGTTTTGCCTTGGTTTGTTTGTTGCTGTGGAGTCgaagctgcggcggcggggccctgtG TGCCAGACTGCCAGTGCGAGTGCCACTGCCCAGACATCAATCCCTCTCGTCTCATCCCCGCTTCCTCCCCAACCCCAATCACTCTCCCTCCAATGCGGCGAGCTGCTCAACCTTGCGAGCACTGAAGCCATGGCAGCCGCTGCCGCAAGCCCCGGGCACGCCGCGCTCCCCGCTGCCGTcttcgtgctcctcctcctcctcgccgccgcgccgcccgccgcaggCGGTGGCGGCGGGTCCGCGGCCGTGAATGGCGACCGCCTCCGCGCGGACCAGATCCGGAAGCAGGCCTCGGACGCGGCCGCCTCGGCCGCCGCGCTCGCCGCGGCCTCCCGCCGCCTCCACCTcgaccgcgcgcgccacctccggcTCCTGTCCTCCCTCCACCGCAACCTCACCGCCACGCTCCGGGACCtaggcgccgccgcctccgcgtcgTCCGACCCGGCGTCCCAGAGCGACCAGGCGCGCCGGCTCGAGCTCCAGGCCAAGGACCTgatccgcgccgcccgcgccgccatcGCCGACGCCAAGCCGCTCTTCGACCCGCAGCTCAAAATCCAGCGCCTCAAGGACGCAATCTTCGCGCAGAACGAGCTGCTCGCGCGCGCCAAGAAGCGCGGCGCCTTCGCCTCACtcatcgccgccaaatccatacccAAGCCGCTCCACTGCCTCGCTGTCCGCCTCACCGCCGAGCGGATCGCGCTGCCTGACAAGTTCGCGGACCCGGTGCCACCGCCTGCGGCGCTAGAGGACCCCGCGCTGTTCCACTACGCCATCTTCTCCGACAACGTGCTCGCCGCCTCTGTCGTCGTCCGCTCCTGCGTAGCCAACTCGCAGGACCCCTCAAAGCACGTCTTCCATGTGGTGACCGACCGAATGAACCTCGGGGCGATGCAG GTGATAATCCGCCTAATGGACTTACAAGGTGCACATTATGAGGTCAAAGCTTATGAAGATTACAAATTTCTAAACTCCTCCTATGTTCCTGTGCTCCGACAACTGGAGTCAGCAAACCTCCAAAAATTCTATTTCGAGAATAAGCTTGAGAATGCCACCAAAGATGCTAGCAATATGAAGTTCAGGAATCCCAAGTATCTTTCTATGCTTAATCACTTGCGATTCTACTTGCCTGAGATGTACCCGAAGCTGCAGAAGATTCTTTTCTTGGATGATGATGTTGTGGTACAGCGGGATCTGACAGGATTGTGGAAGATTGACATGGATGGGAAAGTGAATGGAGCAGTAGAAACATGCTTTGGATCGTTTCATCGGTATTGGCAGTATATGAACTTCTCGCACCCCCTTATCAAAGCAAAGTTCAATCCTAATGCATGTGGCTGGGCTTATGGCATGAACTTCTTTGATCTTAATTCTTGGAGGAGGGAGAAATCTACCGAGCAGTACCATTACTGGCAGACTCAG AATGAGAACCGGCTACTATGGAAGTTGGGAACATTGCCCCCGGGTTTAATCACATTCTACTCGACCACAAAGCCTCTGGACAAATCTTGGCATGTCCTCGGTCTCGGGTACAACCCAAGCATCAGCATGGAGGAGATTAGAAACGCTGCTGTTGTGCATTTCAATGGGAACATGAAGCCTTGGCTGGACATTGGTATGAACCAGTTCAGGCAACTCTGGACAAAATACGTGGATTACGACGACTCGTTCATTCGTCAATGCAATTTTGCACCACCATAG